The genomic region GAAGACATTTCCTGAAGGTACCAGACAGTGGAACCGAACATGAAACCACATGATGTTGGAGCAAACCTCTCGCCCACACTGCCACACCCAAGAAGCCtgtaaccctcatcatcatcatcatcgtattgcCACTCCTTTTACTCTcatcttctccctctttcttccactCGGTCCCCCATTCACCACCCGGTATTTTATCCTCTTCTCCACAGCCAACTATTGAAGGATCCGCACATTCTCTTCGCTGGCTACAAGATCCCCCACCCGTTGGAACACAAGTTCATCCTCCGCATCCAAACCACCCCAGACTACACGCCACAGGAGGCTTTCACCAACGCCATCACCGATCTGCTCAGCGAGTTCTCTTTGCTGCAAGAAAGATTCAAGGTGAGTCAGAGAGGAGAGGTTCTTGTTGCTCTCCAGAATAGCCTTCTGTATTGGCAAGACTCGGgttcaaacagacctatgatcaaagacgttccagctgtgaccatcctatcttttatccaggcatagtgtatctgggactacattatttaatgtgtccttccttgttgttgtttagccccaggtcagtcctgatccagctgacctatgatcaaagatgttccagctgtgaccatcctgtctttgattcaggcatagtgtatctaggactacattatctaatgtgtccttccttgttgttgtttaaccacaggttagTCCTGATctagacagacctatgatcaaagacgttccaactgtgaccatcctgtcttttattcaggcatagtgtatctaggactacattatctaatgtgtccttccttgttgttgtttaaccacaggccaGTCCTGATctagacagacctatgatcaaagatgttccagctgtgaccatcctgccttttattcaggcatagtgtatctcggactacattatctaatgtgtccttctttgtttaaccccaggttagtcctgatccagtagttctatgatcaaagacgttccaactgtgaccatcctatcttttattcaggcatagtgtatctcggactacattatctaatgtgtccttccttgttgttgtttaaccacaggctaGTCCTGATctagacagacctatgatcaaagatgttccaactgtgaccatcctgtcttttattcaagcatagtgtatctaggactacattatctaatgtgtccattgtcgtttagccccaggccagtcctgatccagacagacctatgatcaaagatgttccagctgtgaccatcctgtcttttattcaggcatagtgtatctaggactacgttatctaatgtgtccttccttgttgtttagccccaggtcagtcctgatccagtagacctacgatcaaagatgttccagctgtgaccatcctgtcttttattcaggcatagtgtatctaggactacattatctaatgtgtccttctttgttgtttagccccaggtcagtcctgatccagacatacctatgatcaaagatgttccaactgtgaccatcctgtcttttattcaggcatagtgtatctaggactatattatctaatgtgtccttctttgttgtttagccccaggtcagtcctgatccagacatacctatgatcaaagatgttccagctgtgaccatcctgtcttttattcaggcatagtgtatctaggactacattatctaatgtgtccttctttgttgtttagccccaggtcagtcctgatccagacatacctatgatcaaagacgttccagctgtgaccatcctgtcttttattcaggcatagtgtatctaggactacattatctaatgtgaccttccttgttgtttagccccaggtcagttctgatccagcagacctatgatcaaagatgttccagctgtgaagtaaacacgccagcatcggttgtcaagcggtgttggtggggacaaacactgacacacacacacacatatagatgacgggcttctttcagtttccgtctaccaaatccactcacaaggctttggtcggcctgaggctatggtagaagacacttgcccaaggtgccacacagtgggactgaacccggaaccatgtggttggtaagcaagctacttaccacacagccactcctgcgcctatatgtgctttaactttgtcactatggcaacagtcctgatacttactgatcagacctCATGTAATTCTTCTTGTTACTAAAGTGTATTTCTTTCTCCTAAATTCTGTTGCAGGAAGCAGTTCAAGAGAAACAGGAGGCAGAATAGAACCTTGGGGCTCACCATCTCTCATCTCACCACATGAAAAAGAAACCCCTCTCGTATTGTCTCTCTGTCAACCATCAAATTCTCTTTCTTGGctcatctctctatttatctatctctgtctcattCTTTGTAGTGCTCTCAGCGAAATGGCTTAGTGGCACTTCATCTAgctacatggttttgagttcaaattccgctgtggctGACTTCGCCTCCtttttgtaggcgcaggagtggctgtgtggtaagtagcttgattaccaaccatgtggttccagtttcagtcccactgcgtggtaccttgggcaagtgtcttctgctatagcctcgggccgctcaaaaccttgtgagtggatttggtagacggaaactgaaagaagcccgtcgtatatatgtatgtctgtatttgtcctcccagcatcacttgacaaccgatgctggtgtatttacgtccctgtaacttagccattcggcaaaagagcctgataggatatatgctaggcttacaaagaataagtcctggggtcaatttgctcgactaaaggcgttgctccagcatggccacagtcaaatgactgaaacaaataaaagagtataaaaaaatatattgtacttatgtatggcgacttttgaatgaCCCTGTATTAAAACAAGAATCAGAACAATTCCTTGCAGTACACCATTTTCCACCTGGCCACATCGAAGGCTTCTTGAATCCATCAACCATGAAGGCACCTcgcttctttcgtttttttcttttagcaatCTATTTCCCCTccacttcatttaattaaaaaaaaaattaatttctttttctaatgtgcaggtggcacgtaaaaatcacccactacagagtggttggcgttaggaagggcatccagctgtagaaacattgccagataagactggagcctggtgcagccttctggcttcccagatccttggccaaaccgtccaacccatgctagcatggagaacgggcgttaaacgatgatgatgaattattgtCCAGTCATGTGGATGGAGTGGTGTTCATGCCTGCTACACACTCTCCTTTGTTAATTATTATCCCACCTTCCCAGAGAGGTTTAATTGTAAAATGCAATAATGTTAACGAGTCAGCCAGTTTATATGAAGGAAATagtaaaaaagggaaagaggTGGGGGCGAAGGAATGACAGCCCAAGCACTGCAAGGTGTGCTGTGTGGTTGAGCTGAGAACTATTTTCTGTTTGCCATCACAATAATAATGTCATCCCATACCATTTTGGAATAaagatttaatttttctataaatttctttgtgtttgtgtttaagttCACAGTTCTTGTTGTCCCCTTGTAAAGCTTAACTCTTGATGCCGACCCTGTCTCAGATCCATTTTTGGTTCTGTAAGACAAGCTTCCTTTCCTGTTTTCAAAGTGATctacgtgctggtggcacataaaaagcaccgtccgaatgtggctgatgtcagcggtggcacgtaaaaagcaccaactgatcatggccattgccagcttcccctggcacctgtgctggtggcacgtaaaaagcaccgtccgaatgtggccgatgtcagcgctggcttccgtgccggtggcatgtaaaaagcaccaactgatcatggctgttgtcagcctcccctggcacctgtgctggtggcacgtaaaaagcaccgtccgatgccagctccaccttgactggcttccgtgccggtggcacgtaaaaagcactcactacactcacggagtggttggcgttaggaagggcatccagccgtagaaacactgccagatcagactcgaAACctgttgcagcctcctggcttcccagaccatggtcgaaccatccaacccatgctagcatagaaaaggcattaaacgatgataggTTCTGTGTACACAACATGGGTAGCAGACAGATTCCCTGGGTACTGTTTTTATAGACTTCCAGCAGATGCGGGCGACTCTGGTTTGACCATGTTCGTTGATAGCTTTTTTAACCCATTTGATACCAAACCTTCCTGATACTGTCCTGGCTTTTAGGacctattttaaagtgatttagaTTTAAAATTGTCGAtcataatttcatgttaatttatgttccaaataccagacAAATTAATGTCAGTTATTTCACAaaactcattattttcaaaattaattgaaactgaGGCAATGTATTTCAGTAGAaataggatctttaccttttgatcgacagatttttaaaataatttctttgtaactaaacacttttaaacttcgtatactggtagaatgtgtttataaaacatctttttcttttggcgttcttgagaaatatacaccgccggaacttcttgttgacaaacaacagcagtaattgtattcacctcaatagacgtcattgattggttgaaatgcaagaaatttaacaacaactatcttacaaaccacagaattttctcaataaagccaagagaaaaagctgttttatgtgacacattctaagGGCTGACAGTAAAGAAgttagtatgctttgctggatgtgcatgTGCAGTAGTGTAAGTGTGAAGAGAAAaggctgcactggtatggtcatgtgatgagactgccccccccccttttgaattacagatataatgcacttttgccagctgagtggactggagcaacatgaaatgaagtgtcttgctcaaggacgctgggaattgaactcctgTCCTTACAATCATTAGCTGAATACCCTACCCACTTAGCCACGTGTTTAGAAACGCTGAATTAAATGACATGGGGGTGGGTTGCTTTGAAATAAACTCTTTTTGGGGTTGAAATATTTGAGAATTTCACCAAAgatggtaaaaaattaaaaaaaacaaaacaacaaacaataaaaatatattccttttttatttGGCTTGTTTTCGATAATAGATTTGGATATTCTGACTTCGATAGACACAGGGACATCAAAGGAGTCAGGGAAAATCCCTTTTTTGTTGTGAACCTTTAACTGTTGTTGGAGGCcttatctctctccttttccagCTGGGGTACCATGTATTGATCCCTTCACCAGTACCTATTCTTATTCATGCTTTCACACTACACCCCAACCAATTTGATCAAAGGGTCTCATTTAGTAAATTACTCGGTGACCCCAATGGTGCtggcgccacataaaaagcacccagtacactctgtaaagtggttagcattaggaaggggatccaacTGTGTACAGCAGACACTAGAATAGCAAAAGGGACAGTGAAAATCCCTTTTCATTGTTAACCTTTGACTCTTGTTGGAATTGTAGGGGTACCTCACCATCTCCCATTCTCTTTTTCCCATCAGTGTAATCACCTTCTCAGCAAGTCCCGTTCTTGTTTCTCTATCAAggggtctttgtcttgcaggttacttggtgacctcactggtgctggggccacataaaaagcacccactacactcatggagtggttaggaagggcatccagctgtagaagccatgccaagaCAGACAGTTGGAGCTAAGCACAACCCTCTGCCTTGTTGGTTCCTGTCGAATTGTCAAACCTATGGAAAAAGGGGCATCAGGACAAAATTCACCCAGGggacaaaaatatcaacaaatttacttgtttcagtcatttgactgtggccatgctggaacactgcctttagtcgaacaattgaACCACAGGTCttatttgtaagcgtagtacttattctattggtcccttttgccgaaccactaagtgacggggacataaacacaccagcatcggttgtcaagcaatgctagggggacaaacacagacacacacacacatatatatacatatgtacaatgggcttcattgcatttccatctaccaaatccactcacaaggctttggtcagctcgaggctactgtagaagacgcttgcccagggtgccatgcggtgggactgaacccagaaccatgccaCACAGCCTGGTCTTTTCACAATCCTCTCGACCATGTCTGATGTGGGGCAAATGACAACAACCAAAACATTACAATTACAGATGCTCATACCATTCAACAAAGGAGAAAACGAAGGAGTTTATGAGACACAAGGCTGTCGTATGGAAAGAGGGGGTGGGTGGAATTAAGTTTTAAAAAGGAGAAGGTTTGGgggaaaagttttaaaaaacagGGTCAGCTGAAGATGGGTCCTGGTCCTCCCAGTTTTCTTCTGGCTGAGACGAGAAGCTCTGACTCCGAATGTGCCGGAACTTCTTTTCAAAGGCTTCGTTAAAGGCCTGCATTAATGGATCACTTGAAATGCTTTGGGTTTTTGACTTTGAACTAGATTTGACAGGGGTTCCACCAGGGGATCTGtgggaaaagcaaaaaaaaacaagagagattaaataaaaaaaagcaagaaatttatcaggtttagaaattattttctaagatttacaattatttaactttttaaaacatcTCCCTGAAAATGTTCCAAGACAAAATTCAGTCCTGTAATAATGTTTcccaggagtggctatgtggtaagtagcttgcttaccaaccacatggttctgggttcaatcccactgcttggcaccttgggcaaaccaaagccttgtgagtggatttggtagacggaaactgaaagaagcccatcgtatatatgtatgtgtttgtccccctagcatcgcttgacaaccaatgctggtgtgttaacgtccccgtaacttagtggttcggcaaaagagaccgatagaaataagtactaggcttacaaagaataagtcctgggggtcgatttgttcgactaaaggcggtgctccagcatggccatagtcaaatgactgacacaagtaagaAAAATAAAGTCCATGGtcgcaggttcagtcccacagcatgacaccCTTCCTTGGCCAACCAAGACCGTAGCAAGACATCCATCTTGTTTAGAAATTATGTTAAGTAGTTCTAATTATTTTGAAGACACATGATacaatggttagagcatcaagctcacaatcatgtgatagtgagttccattcccggactgggctgtgagttgtgttcttgagcaagacactttatttcacgttgctccagttcactcagccgtggaaatgagttgtgacgtcactggtgccaagctgtatcggcccctttgccctttcccttggataacattggtggcgtggagaagggaggctgatacgcatggatgactgctggtcttccataaacaaccttgcccggacttgtgtctcagAAGGTTCACCTTCGccatcttcatcgtttaacgtctgctttccatgctagcatgggttggatggttcaactggggtctgggaagccagaaggctgcaccaggcccagtctgatctggcaatgtttctacagctggatgtccttcctaacgccaaccactccatgagtgtagtgggtgctttttacgtgccagatgggtctggcaaatggccacgaacggatggcgctttgtacatgccaccggcacgaggccggtcggggcggcactggcaacggccacgttcggatggttctcttatgtgccaccggcactggtaactcagctgcaatttccattgatcaatttcgattctgattctcacttgcctcaacaggtcttcacaagtatgatggtggtggtaatgatgatgatgataatgacgaactTACTTTGGCAAATTAGTAGACCTGAGTCTGTTCAGAGAGCGTCTTGCCAAAATCTCGTCTGCAATGCTTGAATATGGAGTGCTGGGTCCTTTTCTAGAGAGAAAGacacaaaatagaaaagaaaagaaaattttaataattcaaaCTGGAAACAAAGTGGGCAGAATACATTTACGAGGCCATGCTGGAAtcttcctggctttgggtaagagaaaatacaggaggatcggttaattaggattttattccaaatgaaatgcttagcggcgagctagcagaatcattagcacgccgggcgaaatgcttagcggtatttcggctgccgttacgttgtgagttcaaattctgccgaggtcgactttgcctttcatcctttcggggtcgataaattaagtaccagttacgcactggggtcgatctaatcgacttaatacctatgtttgtctcctctatgtttagccccttgtggataataaagaaataggtattttgcccaccctgacattctgagttcaaattccaccgacatcgactttacctttcattcttttggtatcaatgaaatgagtaccagttatgcgctgggactgatttaatcaactagctccctccccactaatttcaggccttttgcctatagtcgaaaggattattattattaggtctcactgaggaaatgactagagaccgagaccataacccgtggccttctacatgggatgtagccagcccacttatgcataccttcccttcttgggacacaaaactctacttgtgaagacctgttgaggcaagtgagaatcagaatcgaaatcgatcaatggaaattgcagctgtgataccagtgccagtggcatgtaagagaaccatccgaatgtggctgttgccagtgccgccccaactggcctcgtgctggtggcacgtaaaaagcacccactacactctcggagtggttggcattaggaagggcattcagccatagaaacattgccagatcagttgaaccgtccaacccatgctagcatggagaatggacgttaaacgatgattattattattattagggtggtgagctggcagaaccattaggacgctgggcgaaatgtttagcggtattttgtctgtctttaaattctgagttcaaagtccgccgaggttgactttgcctttcatccttccgaggtcaataaattaagtaccagttacacactggggtcaatgtaatcggctagtcccttcccccaaattttcaggccttgtgtctttagtagaaaagattattattaaggcggtgacctggcagaatcattagcaggagtggctgtgtggtaagtagcttgtttaccaaccacatggttccaggttcagtcccactgcatggcaccttgagcaagtgtcttctactatagcctcaggccgaccaaagccttgtgagtggatttggtagacggaaactgaaaagaagcccgtcgtatatatatatatatgcatgtgtgtgtctgtgtttgtcccgctagcattgcttgactaccgatgctggtgtgtttacgtccccgtcacttagcggcacggcaaaagagaccgatagaataagtactgggcttacaaaagaataagtcccggggtcgagttgcttgactaaaggcggtgctccagcatggccgcagtcaaatgactgaaacaagtaaaagagtaaagagtaaagagtaaagagtaaagagtaaagagtatgctggacgaaatgcttagcagcattttgtctgtccctacattctgagttcaaattctgctgaagttaactttgcttttcctcctttcggggtcgataaattaagtaccagtgaaacactgggggggtTAATGAAATTGACCAGTCACCTCCCTCAACATTTCAAGGCCTTCTGccttcaatagaaaggattattattattattacaacaacaacagtggcgtcggcgttgtcgtcatcatcattggtgacaagctggcagaatcgttagcaagccagccaaagtgcttagtggcatttccatCTGTCTtgacgctctgagttcaatttccaccaaggtcaactttgcctttcatcatttatatttccccaatttttttaattttccactCGTCTTTTATGTAACCCCATATTGCCTTCTCCAACACCATCCCCAACATCTTTTGTGAATCCTCAgcggttaataaagaaaacatcatcatcattatgaaacaatttagaagaaatgaatataggcgcaggagtggctgtgtggtaagtagcttgctaaccaaccacatggttccgggttcagtcccactgcgttgcaccttgggcaagtgtcttctgctatagccccaggctgaccaaagccttgtgactggatttggtagacggaaactgaaagaagcccatcgtatatatgtgtgtgtgtgtttgtcaccccacccaacatctatttctttactacccacaaggggctaaacacagaggacaaacaaggacagacaaacggattaagtcgattatatcgaccccagtgcgtaactggtacttatttaatcgaccccgaaaggatgaaaggcaaagtcgacctcggcggaatttgaactcagagtgtagcgacagacgaaataccaccaagcatttcgcccggcgtgctaacgtttctgccagctcgccgcttgacaaccgatgctggtgtgtttacgtccccgtaacttagtgattcggcaaaacagaccgatataataagtgctaggcttacaaagaataagtcccggggtcaatttgctcgactaaaaggcggtgctccagcatggccgcagtcaaatgactgaaacaagtacatattatttaaccctttagcattcaaaccggccgtatctggccaaaatatttaacctgttttatattgaaactgaccagatctcgcctctcacctcaaccctaccatgtcattctaaaactaaaaaatcacatcactgaaatctctaaactacaagataatgccggattaattcaaaccattttaaataaacaaacatcaatttgacagaataatctgaacactaaagggttaaagaatgtgAGAAACTTACTTTTTCACACTGTCCAGTTGTGATTTTGACGTTGGTCTACAGCCACTTGTTTGTCCATTCTCCTGAgaattagagagaaaaagaaacctgTAAGCATCTTATGAACACGTTACCATGTAACACAATATGGTTTAACATGTGGTGACATTATACGAATGGTCAAACtaacacatgatatatatgtatacgaatggGGTGCCGAATGGTTCTTGGTTTTAAGGGTCTCATGAAAGGACTAGCTGGAGACTTTTACTGGgcttggaaaaactgaaggaccagtgCAATAGGTGAGTGAATCTAAGAAGGggaatatattactcttttacttctttcagtcatttgactgcggccatgctggagcaccgccttcagtcgagcaaattgaccccgtgacttattctttgtaagcccagtacttattccatcggtctcttttgccgaaccactaagttacggggacataaacacaccagcatcggttgtcaagcaatgctagggggacaaacacacacacacacacacacatatatatatatagacgacaggcttctttcagtttccgtctaccaaacccactcggaaggcattggttggcccggggctattgtagaagacacttgcccaaggtgccatgcagtggggctgaacccggaaccatgaggttggttagcaagctacttaccacacacccactcctacacctatatatatatatatatatatatatatatatatacatatatacgacgggcttctttcagtttccgtctaccaaatccactcacaaggctttggtcggcccggggctatagcagaagacacttgcccaagatgccacgcagtgggactgaacccgcaaccatgtggttggttagcaagctacttaccacacagccactcctgcacctgaatatattgaataaaatcctaattaattgaccctcctatattttcttttacacaaaaccaggaacttttcagcatccacttgtgtgtgtctacatatattgtGGTGGTGGAGGCCCCCAGGTGAGAAGTGGACTGGTCCACTACTAATAAATAGTCAATAATGTCAGCCAGCGAGATACACTGTTTAGGCCACTCCCGCAGAGATGGCGAAATATGCTGTCaccctattcatcatcatcatttagcgtccgctttccatgctagcatgggtcggacggttctactggggtctgcttctggcttcacagaccccagttgaacctatttcattattacccacaaggggctaaacatagataggacaaacaaggacagacataggtattaagtcgattccatcgaccccagtgcgtaactggtacttaatttatcgaccccgaaaggatgaaaggcaaagtcgacctcagcggaatttgaactcagaacgtaacggcagacaaaatacggctacgtattttgcccggcgtgctaacgtttctgccagctcgccaccttctagttgaaccgtccgacccatgctagcatggaaagcggacgctaaatgatgatgatgaatagggaGAAGAAAACAAGACaccaagagagagagggtagagaaagggagagagagagaggtgtaaaaCTTACCTTGATTCCATTAAAGCGTTTTTGTGGGGATGAAACAGGTGTTGAGAAATCCGACTCGTCGCAACTGGAGTCAGCAGGCGACTCTTTGGTATCTTTGCTCTTCTGTGGAGTTTTGGAACCTGACTGAAGCTGTGATTGCAGTGACGGTggcagtgctggtggtggtggtggtggaggaggaggaggtggtggtggtggtgcccgTGATTGTTGTGGGGATTCTTTACCCTTCGGAGAAAGATCTTTGCAGGCCAGCCGCTTTGAATAGCGTCTCCCTTTTGCGTCTgtacaacaagaacaaaaacaccaTTAAACATCTACACGTTAATTTCCCCAAAGCCTGTCACTTGAATTTAATGTTGACACCAGAGGTTTCACGCGGTTACACAGCATACGCTTTAATTACGAGGaaatgcaatttttatttgcatttttacaatatttcataatcatcatcattgtttaatgtccgttctccatgctagcacgtgttggacggttcgaccggggttctggggagccaggaggctgcaccaggctccagtctgatctggcagtgtttctacagctgaatgcccttcctaacgccaaccactccgtgagtgtagtgggggctttttacgtgccacctgcacaggtgccaggcgaggctggcaacggccacgattcggatagcgctttttacgtgccaccgacacggaagccagttgaggcggcactggcatcggccacgattcggatagtgctttttacatggcacggaagccagtctaggcggtgctggcatcagccaccgTCAGATGGTGCTgtatacgtgccaccggctcagggatcacaactgcagtttccattgattttgatgtcagtgtacttgactcaatggatctccttgAGCACTTCATaatcaaattttaatatttagcactatttaacccttttcttaccatatttattttaagatgctctgtgtttctttcaattactttaaatataacaaagaatttagtaaaataacttagttatcattcagttagtcttaggaacataaattgtgactaaggtttggtggaaggttttaattcagaacttatgaatacaagacatttgtactacagagccagaggtggtttcagccaggttggtatcaa from Octopus sinensis linkage group LG29, ASM634580v1, whole genome shotgun sequence harbors:
- the LOC115226171 gene encoding DNA-directed RNA polymerase II subunit RPB11-a-like produces the protein MNAPPTFESFLLYDGEKKIIIEKDTKVPNAAIFTVNKEDHTLGNLITTQLLKDPHILFAGYKIPHPLEHKFILRIQTTPDYTPQEAFTNAITDLLSEFSLLQERFKEAVQEKQEAE
- the LOC115226223 gene encoding WASP homolog-associated protein with actin, membranes and microtubules-like isoform X2; this encodes MESYDEFDDASTLKRKYRSMMSEEQYEMQGSLETHKALGDLMDYIEKHPEKYQSILQNKRKEEYENSSGFSFLKSKILSVIGLEEMLPCHVSQQECNRQIKGLKLSMSRAFNYAQDAKGRRYSKRLACKDLSPKGKESPQQSRAPPPPPPPPPPPPPPALPPSLQSQLQSGSKTPQKSKDTKESPADSSCDESDFSTPVSSPQKRFNGIKENGQTSGCRPTSKSQLDSVKKKGPSTPYSSIADEILARRSLNRLRSTNLPKSPGGTPVKSSSKSKTQSISSDPLMQAFNEAFEKKFRHIRSQSFSSQPEENWEDQDPSSADPVF
- the LOC115226223 gene encoding WASP homolog-associated protein with actin, membranes and microtubules-like isoform X1, which produces MESYDEFDDASTLKRKYRSMMSEEQYEMQGSLETHKALGDLMDYIEKHPEKYQSILQNKRKEEYENSSGFSFLKSKILSVIGLEEMLPCHVSQQECNRQIKGLKLSMSRAFNYAQDAKGRRYSKRLACKDLSPKGKESPQQSRAPPPPPPPPPPPPPPALPPSLQSQLQSGSKTPQKSKDTKESPADSSCDESDFSTPVSSPQKRFNGIKNSQENGQTSGCRPTSKSQLDSVKKKGPSTPYSSIADEILARRSLNRLRSTNLPKSPGGTPVKSSSKSKTQSISSDPLMQAFNEAFEKKFRHIRSQSFSSQPEENWEDQDPSSADPVF